The DNA window GGGATTAGTGATGTTGGATTGGCTAAGATTGCTGTTGGGTGTTCGAGATTGGAGAAGATTAGCTTGAAATGGTGCATGGAGATTACTGATTTGGGTGTTGATCTTTTGTGTAAGAAGTGTGTTGATTTGAAGTTTGCTGATGTTTCTTACCTTAAGGTTTgtgcttttctttttttagttttatttcttgAATGTGGGTGTGTTAAATTAGGTAGCGCGGATACATAACGGCGGAACGCGAAACAGTGTTGTTTTAATGTTttctatgtaaaaaatgaagtttcgtatTTGAAACGTTAAGTGTCtcgtaaaaaatgaagtttcgtgtgaACGATAAGTGTCccgttaaaaatgaagttttgtgtCCGAGACGTCAAGTGTCccgtaaaaaatgaagtttgtTTCCGAAACGTCAAGTGTCCCGTAAAAACGAAGTTTCTTGTCCGAAACGCTAAGTGTCCCGTAAATAATGAAGTTTTGTGTCGGAAACGCTAAGTGTCctgtaaaaaatgaagtttcgtgtgaGAAACGTTAAGTGTCCGAAACGGGACACATTGAACGGAGTGTCCGTGCTGCCTAGGTGTTAATgcataaaatgaaattttaacgGTTGGTGTTTTGACTGCTATGGCATCAGGTGACAAATGAAACACTCCGTTCAATTGCTTCTTTGAGGAAGCTGGAAGTTTTGGCTATGGTGGGGTGTGCTTTAGTGGATGATGTTGGGTGTCAGTTTCTTGAAAATGGATGTCCTTTACTAGAGGTATGATGTTTTACACATAATGCAGTGAAAATTAAGGCTGTTTAGATGTCTCTAAAGAGCATGAGATGTGTTTACTGTAGGAAATTGATGTATCAAGGTGTGATTCTTTGAGTTCCTCTGGCTTGACTTCTATAATTAGCGGGCATAGCGGACTTAGACGGCTCAATGCTGCTTACTGCATTTCGGTAAGTATTTGTTGGCAATGTGACGCTGGACTAttcatattaattatgttttgtgTTTGATTAACTGACTTTGATTATGGCCAATTTTCGTAGGAATTTCCACCTGCACTACTCCACTACATGAAGGATTTGAAGAACCTGACCGCTATTGTTATTAACGGAACTCGAGTTTCAGATTCTATTTTCCAGATATTAAGTAGCTATTGCAGTTCTTTGTCAGAAATTGGGCTGAGCAAATGCACAGGGGTGACAAATATGGGCATTGCACAACTAGTCTCTGGTTGTGTCAATTTGAAGATCTTAAGTTTAACATGTTGCCATTCTGTAACTGATGCTGCAATATCTGTTATAGCAGACTCTTGTGAGAAACTTGTGTGCCTGAGACTAGAGTCTTGCAATATGATCACCGAAAAGGGTCTTGAACAGCTTGGATCACGCTGCGTGCTGCTCGAGGAGCTCGATCTCACCGACTGCTATGGAATTAATGACAAAGGTAAATTTTTAAGTATTTCCGACttattctttgtttttttttatgagagacttattttttgttttgtttaattgtttgATGTCATATTTAATGTTATGAGTTTCTCTACCAGGGCTTGAATGTCTTTCTAGATGTTCGGAACTTCTAAGCTTAAAATTAGGATTTTGCGCAAACATATCAGACATAGGACTGTGTTATATTGCGTCTAATTGTTCAAAGCTTCAAGAACTGGACCTATATCGGTAATGTGAATCCTAAATTCTATCGAATGCCACTTTCCAGCAGTTTTGGCTTGTAAAAacatgtgtttttttttaatttgtaaaaattcAGCTGTACCGGTATTGGAGATGATGGTGTAGCTGCTTTATCAAGTGGTTGCAAGAAGTTGAAAAATCTGAATTTGTCTTACTGCAATCAAATTACTGATATAGGATTGAATTATCTTGGCTGTCTGGAGGAGCTCTCCGACCTGGAAATGCGACAGCTCGACAAAATCACAAGTGTAGGTTTAACAGCATTGGCAGCCAAATGCAGGTCACTTGCAGATTTGGACTTGAAACATTGTGAGAAAATTGATGATCCGGGATTCTGTGCTCTTGCCTATTACTCGCGAAATTTGCGTCAGGTACCAAATCTAGTTTAATCAAGTTATACTCTGCGGAAATTTTATCCTAATTGTAAGTTATGTAAACTAAAGCCAAAACTTTTTGATGGTGGCAGATAAATTTGAGTCACTGCACCATATCGGACATGGCATTATGCATGTTGATGGGAAATCTGACACGGCTGCAAGATGCCAAATTGGTGCACCTAAAAAATGTCACTGTGGAAGGATATGAGCTTGCACTTAGGGCATGCTGTGTCCGGATCAAGAAGGTCAAATTGGTTGCTTCTCTCAGGTTCTTGCTATCCTTAGAAATACTTGAGATTTTAGATGCCAGGGGCTGCGTAATTAGGTGGGATTAAAACATATTTGTCGACACATGTCATAACATAACAGAATAAGATCGGCTTAGAATTGGCTATGTCGAGTTAAATTCTCATTTTGTGGGATGCTAGAATCTAGGATATGTTAAGATGATCGAGTCGTTTTAACCGGGCCTATACGGAGGAATTTAAAAACAGAAGATGTTTTCTTTCTGTTCTTTTCTTGGCTCATGATGTGATGCTTATGTAATTTATGTAAATATATTCTAAGGTCAGAGTCGTTTTTGGATACGGAACGAAATGTAAGACTTGTCGAGTTTTTGTGCAACATAGCTTCTAAGTATCTCTTACTGTATTACAAAAGAATATCAGACGCCTTGCCCTAGGAAGAAAGCATAACTTCAAATTTGTCAAAGGAAAAAGGCCATTCCTTTGCAAGCAAACAATTCTTATGTTCTATGTTATAAAGATTTCTTGCTCTTCCTTTGATATTAAATTATCCTCTTCTTTTGAAAAGATCATAAAATTCATCCCCTTTCTCTTTCACATCATTGCCAAAATGCCCCCCTTCTTTAATTTTCTGTTCATTCTAGTCCCCCTCCTGCTTACTTTTCTACAAGCCTTTTCTAATATGATCCCATCTCATTTGGATGCACAAACTCTAATTATGCAAGCTTGCGCCGGTGTCGAAAATCCGAATTCATGCTGCTCAAAAATGCAGGCTGAGCTTGAGAGATCAAAATATAGAAATTCAACTTCAATTCTGAGTGCTGCATTGCAGAACTCCCTCAACGAGGCGAGGCGAGCGATTGATTCAATCACAAAGTTCAATTCTTTGTCTATCAGCTACCGCGAACAAGTAGCAATTGAAGATTGCAAAGAACTTCTCGACTTCTCAGTATCCGAGCTGGCTTGGTCATTAGCGGAGATGGAGAAAATCCGAGCAGGCGATCATAACATCCGGCACGAAGGTAACCTAAAAGCTTGGCTCAGTGCTGCGCTGAGTAATCAGGATACGTGCCTCGAAGGATTTGAAGGTACAGACCGACATCTCGAGAACTTCATGAAAGGAAGCCTAAAACAAGTAACACAGCTTATCGGTAATGTATTAGCTCTGTACATTCAACTCCACAGCATGCCTTTTAAACCATCGCGGAATGGTACTGCCACAAATATAAGTCCGGAGTTTCCAGAATGGATGACGGAAGGTGATCGAGAACTTCTCAAGATTGGCATTCTTGGTGTGCATGTAGATGCTATAGTGTCTTTAGATGGAACTGGCCATTACAATACTATTACACAGGCGCTTGATGATGCTCCTGATCACAGTAATAGAAGGTATATCATATATGTGAAGCAGGGAATGTACAGAGAAAATATTgatatgaagaagaaaaaaacaatgATTATGTTAATCGGCGATGGAATCGGGAAGACGATAATCACCGGAAATCGTAACTTTATGCAAGGATGGACTACTTTCAGAACTGCTACTGTAGGTTAGTACTTCTATTTACATCATTCTTTTTGACGTATCAATTTTCTCCTGAACTTCCTGAACTTGCACGCAATGAgcaataaacattaaaattaacttttcttatcaattaatccttgaactttccaatttttatcaattggatcaaattaattatttggaaacAAATATAAGAGGCTAACTGACcaaaaaattggattaaattaTCATAATTTGGTGTTAATTTCTCATTACGTACAAGTTCAGGGAGTAAATTGATGTTtgaatcttaatttttttcttgttttgttcTGATGACGACTTTGTGTCTGCAGCGGTATCTGGGAGAGGATTTATAGCAAGAGACGTGACATTTCGTAATACAGCCGGACCGGTGAACCATCAAGCTGTAGCCCTGCGAGTCGACTCAGACCAATCCGCCTTCTTCCGATGCAGCATGGAAGGCTACCAAGACACCCTCTACGCTCACTCTCTCCGTCAATTTTACCGCGAATGTGAAATTTACGGAACCATAGATTACATCTTTGGCAATGGAGCAGCAGTGTTCCAAAATTGCAAGATATACACTAGAGTTCCTTTACCTCTACAAAAGGTAACAATCACAGCTCAAGGCAGGAAAAATCCGCATCAAAGTACCGGATTTTCAATCCAAGATAGCTACATTTTGGCTACAGAACCGACATATTTAGGCAGACCGTGGAAGGAATTTTCCAGGACGGTATTTATCAACACATACATGAGTGGTTCGGTTCAGCCGAGAGGGTGGCTTGAGTGGTACGGTAACTTTGCCTTGGGTA is part of the Mercurialis annua linkage group LG3, ddMerAnnu1.2, whole genome shotgun sequence genome and encodes:
- the LOC126674500 gene encoding F-box/LRR-repeat protein 3, with protein sequence MSSRSVISVLTEDLLIRVHEKLAHNSDRKRFRLVSKEFNKIDSVTRKTLRILRVEFLISLLTKFGNIDSLDLSVCPRIDDGMVSSLLTRDSVGLMKNLKSLNLSRATGLRSTGLEMIMRACPFLETVDVSYCRGFGDREAAAISCGGGLKELSLDKCLGISDVGLAKIAVGCSRLEKISLKWCMEITDLGVDLLCKKCVDLKFADVSYLKVTNETLRSIASLRKLEVLAMVGCALVDDVGCQFLENGCPLLEEIDVSRCDSLSSSGLTSIISGHSGLRRLNAAYCISEFPPALLHYMKDLKNLTAIVINGTRVSDSIFQILSSYCSSLSEIGLSKCTGVTNMGIAQLVSGCVNLKILSLTCCHSVTDAAISVIADSCEKLVCLRLESCNMITEKGLEQLGSRCVLLEELDLTDCYGINDKGLECLSRCSELLSLKLGFCANISDIGLCYIASNCSKLQELDLYRCTGIGDDGVAALSSGCKKLKNLNLSYCNQITDIGLNYLGCLEELSDLEMRQLDKITSVGLTALAAKCRSLADLDLKHCEKIDDPGFCALAYYSRNLRQINLSHCTISDMALCMLMGNLTRLQDAKLVHLKNVTVEGYELALRACCVRIKKVKLVASLRFLLSLEILEILDARGCVIRWD